A genomic region of Chryseobacterium sp. KACC 21268 contains the following coding sequences:
- a CDS encoding LuxR C-terminal-related transcriptional regulator — translation MHKFFLIFYLFTGFLCVSQSHGNNAIKEKVTANAKLFTKNIDKAYLQIDPLLRSSRAAHDSLSELKLLDRKCRYFYSKNQIDSLLKASENLEAKASEYNDLYSVSMGNVYMAEAYSINQFYDKAIYHLDIAYKALEKDKSKNAKIFFAKSNVLNSFSNVYADKGEPRKAVKKLYKAINSYKELSDPVQINNFQYVNYSNIASIYLAYDIDSANYFAQKSVDLWTNDKMDDKIMISNYQVFGEVYKIKKDYEKSLYYYHKALKLTGKSGYELNVNNLYKDIAELYKLTGKRDSSIIYENLLKQNEISELQSKYNSLHEVISKDRKDEGKSKTINNVILGGVIIVSVCLLSWSFILIRRKKLAEKEAPHETYNKLLSLLKENDPSFMFAFESTYPEFSEKLRKINPSLSNSEIEFCAYLKLKLSTKEIAKITFMEPRTVQNKKHRIRKRLDIPSTTDIYNWFDTIV, via the coding sequence GTGCATAAATTTTTCTTAATTTTCTATTTGTTCACTGGATTTCTATGTGTTTCACAATCTCATGGAAATAATGCAATCAAGGAAAAGGTTACAGCAAATGCAAAACTTTTCACCAAAAATATTGACAAAGCCTATCTACAGATCGATCCATTATTAAGATCTTCCCGCGCTGCACACGATTCGCTCTCTGAGTTGAAACTTCTGGACAGAAAGTGTCGTTATTTTTACAGTAAAAATCAAATCGACAGTTTGCTGAAAGCTTCGGAAAATCTGGAAGCAAAGGCAAGTGAATACAATGATCTCTATTCGGTTTCTATGGGAAATGTTTATATGGCAGAAGCGTATTCCATCAATCAATTTTATGATAAGGCAATCTATCATCTCGACATTGCGTACAAAGCATTGGAAAAGGATAAATCAAAAAATGCCAAGATATTTTTTGCGAAATCCAATGTTTTAAACAGCTTTTCCAATGTTTATGCAGATAAAGGAGAGCCTAGAAAGGCAGTAAAAAAACTGTATAAGGCTATTAACAGTTACAAGGAATTGTCTGATCCTGTTCAGATTAATAATTTTCAGTACGTTAATTACTCCAATATAGCAAGTATTTACCTAGCTTATGACATAGATTCTGCAAACTATTTCGCTCAAAAATCTGTAGACTTATGGACTAATGATAAAATGGATGACAAAATAATGATTTCCAATTATCAGGTATTTGGAGAAGTGTATAAAATAAAGAAAGATTACGAAAAATCACTCTACTACTATCACAAAGCTCTTAAACTCACAGGCAAGAGTGGTTATGAGCTAAATGTTAATAATCTATACAAAGATATTGCTGAACTTTATAAGTTAACAGGCAAGCGGGATAGTTCTATTATTTATGAAAATCTGCTGAAGCAAAATGAGATTTCTGAACTTCAAAGCAAATACAATTCTCTACACGAGGTAATTTCAAAAGACCGCAAAGATGAGGGCAAATCCAAAACGATTAATAATGTCATTTTAGGAGGTGTCATCATAGTTTCGGTTTGTTTATTATCCTGGAGTTTTATTTTAATCAGAAGAAAAAAATTAGCAGAAAAAGAAGCACCACACGAAACGTATAACAAACTGCTTAGCCTTTTAAAAGAAAATGATCCGTCATTTATGTTTGCTTTTGAAAGTACTTATCCGGAATTCTCAGAAAAATTAAGGAAAATAAATCCCAGCCTTTCTAATTCGGAAATAGAATTCTGTGCCTATTTGAAATTAAAACTATCAACAAAAGAGATTGCAAAGATTACTTTTATGGAACCCAGGACAGTTCAAAATAAAAAACACAGGATCAGAAAACGACTTGATATCCCTAGCACTACAGATATTTATAATTGGTTCGATACCATTGTGTAA